A portion of the Streptomyces platensis genome contains these proteins:
- a CDS encoding DUF2306 domain-containing protein has protein sequence MTATGHGEPPARATADGDRPTTTEADARPATRPPSAARRRLRGRLGTAAWLLPLAVVTVLVTARALTAYVPPDLHTSRVPLRGELHYALLVAHIATATVAVLTGLAQSWPWLRRRSPAAHRWTGRAYFFAGVFPSALVGIPVIGLTPLGLSNQAALAVLDALWLFTGIAGYRAARQRRYADHRVWMIRNYALTLVAITSRLIQPLFEHLVAAQLTDPVSYAGDALAAGHDIAGATAWTALVLQLIAAEYVLGRRAGQAARRRATRTAPPRRTPPSAPAPVTPDVSA, from the coding sequence ATGACCGCCACCGGACACGGAGAACCCCCCGCCCGAGCCACCGCCGACGGGGACCGGCCCACCACTACGGAAGCCGACGCCCGCCCCGCCACCAGACCCCCCTCCGCCGCCCGGCGACGCCTTCGCGGCCGCCTCGGGACCGCCGCCTGGCTGCTCCCGCTCGCCGTCGTGACCGTCCTCGTCACCGCGCGGGCGCTGACCGCCTACGTCCCGCCCGACCTGCACACCAGCCGGGTCCCGCTCCGCGGCGAGCTCCACTACGCCCTGCTGGTGGCGCACATCGCCACCGCCACCGTCGCCGTGCTCACCGGCCTCGCCCAGTCCTGGCCCTGGCTGCGCCGCCGGAGTCCGGCCGCACACCGCTGGACGGGCCGCGCCTACTTCTTCGCCGGGGTCTTCCCCTCGGCCCTGGTAGGCATCCCCGTCATCGGCCTCACCCCTCTGGGCCTCAGCAACCAGGCGGCCCTGGCGGTGCTCGACGCCCTCTGGCTGTTCACCGGCATCGCCGGCTACCGCGCCGCCCGGCAGCGCCGCTACGCCGACCACCGGGTGTGGATGATCCGCAACTACGCCCTCACCCTCGTCGCCATCACCTCCCGCCTGATCCAGCCGCTGTTCGAGCACCTCGTGGCCGCCCAGCTCACCGACCCCGTCTCCTACGCCGGCGACGCCCTGGCCGCCGGACACGACATCGCCGGCGCCACGGCCTGGACGGCCCTGGTCCTCCAGCTGATCGCGGCCGAATACGTGCTGGGGCGCCGTGCCGGACAGGCCGCCCGCCGACGGGCGACGCGCACGGCACCCCCGCGCCGGACCCCGCCTTCCGCCCCCGCCCCGGTCACCCCTGACGTCAGTGCTTGA
- a CDS encoding alpha/beta hydrolase has product MHIAGARAGRRWYAAVVTAAMTCSTVLAGPGLAAAGGPPSPTGPVPRLAWHPCVQGGQFDCATAKVPLDYRNPGGRTIELAVVKRTATDPRRRLGTLFFNPGGPGGPGTIQMPQTYPFFPREVRERFDIVSWDPRGIGSSTAVNCFASPAEARAWNASRPAGFPVGAAQRAAWIAAYRELGRRCQQRDPQLLRHVSTADTARDLDGLRQAVGEPQLSYLGVSYGTFLGATYANLFPGRVRAMVLDSTINPQAWTNHGSHEAPRLPTFLRMGSDLGAAATLDQFLSHCGATTTARCAFSAGSPKATRDKFDRLMRRLREHPVGAWTYGRTVGDVVNSLYNAAPGWSYLAARLQILWQGRAPDPTPPPPAPPVPNPNPYTGEEQAAAVFCGESPNPRDPGAYHALAEASARRAGDAGRFWAWAGEPCATWPAVAANGYRGPWNKPTAHPVLVIGTTYDPATPYSGAQALAKELAHGRLLTHHGYGHTELTNPSTCVHAYESRYLIDGTLPPPGAVCRQDIPPFAAPIPRGGVATGGGAMAGRVARAGGRSAGWVTP; this is encoded by the coding sequence ATGCACATAGCCGGGGCCCGGGCGGGCCGTAGGTGGTACGCCGCGGTCGTCACCGCGGCCATGACCTGCTCGACGGTCCTGGCCGGGCCGGGCCTCGCCGCGGCCGGCGGTCCGCCGTCGCCCACGGGGCCTGTCCCGCGGCTGGCGTGGCACCCCTGCGTCCAGGGCGGCCAGTTCGACTGCGCGACCGCGAAGGTGCCCCTGGACTACCGCAACCCCGGCGGCCGCACCATCGAACTGGCCGTCGTCAAGCGGACGGCGACCGACCCCCGGCGCCGACTCGGCACCCTGTTCTTCAACCCCGGCGGCCCCGGCGGGCCGGGCACCATCCAGATGCCGCAGACCTACCCGTTCTTCCCGCGCGAGGTGCGGGAGCGGTTCGACATCGTCAGCTGGGATCCCCGCGGGATCGGCAGCAGCACCGCGGTGAACTGCTTCGCGAGCCCCGCGGAGGCCCGCGCGTGGAATGCGAGCAGACCGGCCGGCTTCCCGGTGGGCGCGGCGCAGCGGGCGGCCTGGATCGCCGCTTACCGGGAGCTGGGCCGGCGCTGTCAGCAGCGCGACCCCCAGCTCCTGCGCCATGTGTCGACCGCCGACACCGCGCGCGACCTCGACGGGCTCCGCCAGGCGGTGGGCGAACCGCAGCTCAGCTACCTGGGGGTCTCCTACGGCACGTTCCTGGGCGCCACCTACGCCAACCTCTTCCCCGGCAGGGTCCGCGCCATGGTCCTCGACAGCACCATCAACCCCCAGGCCTGGACGAACCACGGCTCACACGAGGCCCCCCGGCTCCCGACGTTCCTGCGGATGGGCTCGGACCTCGGCGCGGCCGCGACCCTGGACCAGTTCCTCAGCCACTGCGGCGCCACCACCACGGCCCGCTGCGCCTTCTCCGCGGGCAGCCCGAAGGCGACCCGGGACAAGTTCGACCGGCTGATGCGGCGGCTCCGGGAGCATCCGGTGGGCGCGTGGACCTACGGCCGGACGGTCGGTGACGTGGTGAACAGCCTCTACAACGCCGCCCCCGGATGGAGCTACCTCGCCGCCCGGCTCCAGATCCTCTGGCAGGGCCGCGCCCCGGACCCGACCCCGCCACCCCCCGCGCCGCCGGTCCCGAACCCGAATCCGTACACCGGCGAGGAACAGGCCGCCGCGGTGTTCTGCGGCGAAAGCCCCAATCCGCGTGATCCCGGGGCCTATCACGCACTGGCGGAGGCCTCCGCCCGCCGCGCGGGCGACGCCGGACGCTTCTGGGCCTGGGCGGGGGAGCCGTGTGCCACCTGGCCGGCGGTCGCCGCCAACGGCTACCGCGGCCCGTGGAACAAGCCGACGGCGCACCCCGTCCTGGTGATCGGCACCACCTACGATCCCGCCACTCCCTACTCGGGCGCGCAGGCCCTGGCCAAGGAACTGGCCCATGGCCGCCTGCTCACCCACCATGGCTACGGCCACACCGAACTGACCAACCCCAGCACCTGCGTCCACGCCTACGAGAGCCGCTACCTCATCGACGGCACCCTCCCGCCCCCCGGCGCGGTATGCCGCCAGGACATACCGCCCTTCGCCGCCCCCATTCCCCGCGGCGGCGTCGCCACCGGCGGCGGAGCGATGGCCGGCCGGGTCGCCCGGGCCGGCGGCCGCTCCGCGGGCTGGGTCACCCCTTGA
- a CDS encoding RDD family protein, with protein MSFGNPDNPYGQQPPPAPHRAPQQPAPYGYPQQAAPGYGYPQQPAPGHGFPQQPVMPAGPGAYASWGSRFGAFLIDFLVAGLVPVLAVIAALVMEKTLYSGCLMEHECYVAREKVRVPIIIGLLVIALLWAVIANIVILVKEGKGASPGKKAMKIRLIREENGQPLGFGRALLRRICHALDSAPCSIGYLWPAWDAKGQTFADKVMRTVVVSTE; from the coding sequence ATGAGCTTCGGCAACCCGGACAACCCCTACGGCCAGCAGCCGCCGCCGGCCCCGCACCGAGCTCCGCAGCAGCCGGCCCCGTACGGCTACCCGCAACAGGCCGCGCCGGGCTACGGCTACCCGCAGCAGCCCGCGCCCGGCCACGGCTTCCCGCAGCAGCCCGTCATGCCCGCCGGGCCCGGGGCGTACGCGAGCTGGGGCAGCCGGTTCGGTGCCTTCCTGATCGACTTCCTGGTCGCCGGTCTGGTGCCGGTCCTTGCGGTCATCGCCGCGCTCGTCATGGAGAAGACGTTGTATTCGGGCTGCCTCATGGAGCATGAGTGCTACGTGGCCAGGGAGAAGGTCAGAGTCCCGATCATCATCGGCCTGCTGGTGATCGCCCTCCTGTGGGCCGTCATCGCCAACATCGTCATCCTCGTCAAGGAGGGCAAGGGCGCGTCGCCGGGCAAGAAGGCCATGAAGATCCGGCTCATACGCGAGGAGAACGGTCAGCCGCTCGGCTTCGGCCGGGCCCTGCTGCGCCGTATCTGCCACGCGCTGGACAGCGCCCCGTGCAGCATCGGCTACCTGTGGCCGGCGTGGGACGCGAAGGGCCAGACCTTCGCGGACAAGGTCATGCGCACGGTGGTCGTCAGCACCGAGTGA
- a CDS encoding RtcB family protein produces the protein MSYVEVPGAQVPIRMWTDPSTVEDVAMQQLRNVATLPWIKGLAVMPDVHYGKGATVGSVIAMRGAVCPAAVGVDIGCGMSAVRTSLTANDLPGDLSRLRSKIEQAIPVGRGMHDDPVDPGRLHGFPTARWDDFWARFDGVAEAVKFRQERATKQMGSLGSGNHFIEFCLDDDGVVWLMLHSGSRNIGKELAEFHMGQAQKLPHNQGLVDRDLAVFIADTPPMAAYRNDLFWAQEYARHNRDVMMALFQDVVRKEFKKAKVTFDDVISCHHNYVAEEQYDGMDLLVTRKGAIRAGSGEYGIIPGSMGTGSYIVKGLGNAASFNSASHGAGRKMSRNQAKKRFSTRDLEEQTRGVECRKDSGVVDEIPGAYKPIEKVIDQQRDLVEVVAKLKQVICVKG, from the coding sequence ATGTCGTACGTCGAGGTGCCGGGTGCCCAGGTACCGATACGGATGTGGACGGACCCGTCCACGGTCGAGGACGTCGCGATGCAGCAGCTGCGCAATGTCGCCACCCTGCCGTGGATCAAGGGCCTGGCCGTGATGCCGGATGTCCACTACGGGAAGGGCGCCACGGTCGGCTCGGTGATCGCCATGCGCGGCGCCGTCTGCCCGGCGGCGGTCGGCGTCGACATCGGCTGCGGGATGAGCGCGGTACGGACCTCGCTCACCGCCAATGACCTGCCCGGCGACCTGTCCCGGCTGCGCTCGAAGATCGAGCAGGCGATTCCGGTGGGCCGGGGGATGCATGACGACCCGGTCGACCCGGGCCGGCTCCACGGCTTCCCGACGGCCCGGTGGGACGACTTCTGGGCGCGGTTCGACGGGGTCGCCGAAGCGGTCAAGTTCCGTCAGGAGCGGGCCACGAAGCAGATGGGGTCGCTCGGCTCGGGCAACCACTTCATCGAGTTCTGCCTCGACGACGACGGTGTGGTGTGGCTGATGCTGCACTCCGGCTCCCGCAACATCGGCAAGGAGCTCGCCGAGTTCCACATGGGCCAGGCGCAGAAGCTGCCGCACAACCAGGGCCTGGTCGACCGTGACCTCGCCGTCTTCATCGCGGACACCCCGCCGATGGCGGCGTACCGCAACGACCTGTTCTGGGCGCAGGAGTACGCGCGGCACAACCGGGACGTGATGATGGCGCTCTTCCAGGACGTCGTCCGCAAGGAGTTCAAGAAGGCGAAGGTGACCTTCGACGACGTGATCTCCTGCCACCACAACTATGTGGCGGAGGAGCAGTACGACGGCATGGACCTGCTGGTGACCCGTAAGGGCGCGATCCGGGCGGGCAGCGGCGAGTACGGGATCATCCCGGGCTCGATGGGCACCGGCTCCTACATCGTCAAGGGTCTGGGGAACGCCGCGTCCTTCAACTCCGCCTCCCACGGCGCCGGCCGCAAGATGAGCCGGAACCAAGCGAAGAAGCGGTTCTCCACGCGGGATCTGGAGGAGCAGACCCGGGGCGTGGAGTGCCGTAAGGACTCGGGTGTCGTCGACGAGATCCCGGGCGCCTACAAGCCGATCGAGAAGGTCATCGACCAGCAGCGCGACCTGGTCGAGGTCGTCGCCAAGCTCAAGCAGGTCATCTGCGTGAAGGGCTGA
- a CDS encoding DUF3558 domain-containing protein, whose protein sequence is MHRSAKRLASLLTCAAVPVLLVAGCSGSDSDSSGDASASAKSSGAAKPSPTVAPAKFKKLPNPCEAFSKDTVKKMLPKAKDASGERGNSRDNAAHGTCSWSSSDENGVDGTQFRWLDVGYQRYDSDPGIGSGEKRATDFYTKQVIDAKDTKDAKKLTSVKTSGTGDEATAITYDVKKEGNDFKNTTVIARTSNIVVTLNYNGAGLAGADAPKGADLLKKAQAAAKEAVTAAAKANG, encoded by the coding sequence ATGCACCGTTCAGCCAAGCGACTCGCCAGCCTTCTCACCTGCGCAGCAGTACCGGTGCTGCTCGTCGCCGGCTGCTCCGGCTCGGACAGCGACAGCTCCGGTGACGCCTCCGCCTCCGCCAAGTCCAGCGGCGCGGCCAAGCCCTCGCCGACCGTCGCGCCGGCGAAGTTCAAGAAGCTGCCGAACCCGTGCGAGGCGTTCTCCAAGGACACCGTCAAGAAGATGCTGCCCAAGGCGAAGGACGCCTCCGGGGAGCGCGGCAACTCCAGGGACAACGCCGCGCACGGCACCTGCTCCTGGAGCAGCTCCGACGAGAACGGCGTCGACGGCACCCAGTTCCGCTGGCTGGACGTCGGCTACCAGCGCTACGACTCCGACCCGGGCATCGGCTCCGGCGAGAAGCGCGCCACGGACTTCTACACCAAGCAGGTCATCGACGCGAAGGACACCAAGGACGCCAAGAAGCTGACGTCCGTGAAGACGTCCGGCACCGGCGACGAGGCGACCGCGATCACCTACGACGTGAAGAAGGAGGGCAATGACTTCAAGAACACCACCGTCATAGCCCGCACCTCCAACATCGTCGTCACGCTCAACTACAACGGCGCCGGCCTGGCGGGCGCGGACGCCCCCAAGGGCGCCGACCTGCTGAAGAAGGCCCAGGCCGCCGCCAAGGAAGCGGTCACCGCCGCCGCCAAGGCCAACGGCTGA
- a CDS encoding DUF2637 domain-containing protein: MAAPLKLTRTHRILIGVVITGAVVIAGIGFAGSYAAVRELAVKKGFGDFAYFFPIGIDAGICVLLALDLLLTWIHMPFPLLRQAAWLLTVATVAFNAAVASDPLGMGMHAVIPVLFVVTVEAARHAVGRIADITADKHMEGVRLTRWLLSPVPTFLLWRRMKLWELRSYDAVIKLEQERLVYQARLRSRFGRAWRRKAPVESLMPLRLARYGVPLAETAPAGLAAAGIEPQLMPAPRQSVTPALEPTAQEPAEEMPSQWFAAQQQVTYQGDYDPTYVPEQDPQLSYDPQQQVPAHEQVPVPAPRAPESEPQVPVPTGAGGTRPLGKGTPEADPQTAQAPAAAPTDEDLYQVFRHSIEGEGMPTPGAFAANLQAQYGMRLQARDLNRYMDQFSDRLNAELMDEHIA; encoded by the coding sequence GTGGCCGCGCCACTGAAGCTGACACGCACACACCGGATACTCATCGGGGTGGTCATCACCGGCGCGGTCGTCATCGCCGGCATCGGCTTCGCCGGCTCCTACGCGGCCGTGCGGGAACTGGCCGTCAAGAAGGGCTTCGGCGACTTCGCCTACTTCTTCCCCATCGGCATCGACGCGGGCATCTGTGTCCTGCTCGCGCTGGATCTGCTGCTGACGTGGATCCACATGCCCTTCCCGCTGCTGCGCCAGGCAGCGTGGCTGCTGACGGTCGCGACGGTGGCGTTCAATGCCGCCGTGGCGTCCGACCCCCTGGGCATGGGCATGCATGCCGTCATCCCGGTGCTGTTCGTCGTCACCGTCGAGGCCGCCCGGCACGCCGTCGGGCGGATCGCCGACATCACGGCGGACAAGCACATGGAGGGTGTGCGTCTCACGCGCTGGCTGCTGTCGCCGGTCCCGACGTTCCTGTTGTGGCGGCGAATGAAGCTGTGGGAACTGCGGTCCTACGACGCGGTGATCAAACTGGAGCAGGAACGGCTCGTGTACCAGGCACGCCTGCGTTCGCGCTTCGGGCGGGCCTGGCGTCGTAAGGCTCCCGTGGAGTCCCTGATGCCGCTGCGGCTCGCCCGGTACGGGGTACCGCTGGCGGAGACCGCTCCCGCTGGGCTTGCCGCGGCGGGCATCGAACCGCAGTTGATGCCGGCGCCGCGGCAGTCGGTGACGCCCGCTCTGGAGCCGACGGCCCAGGAGCCGGCCGAGGAGATGCCGAGCCAGTGGTTCGCGGCGCAGCAGCAGGTGACGTATCAGGGTGACTACGACCCGACGTACGTCCCGGAGCAGGATCCTCAGCTCTCGTACGACCCGCAGCAGCAGGTGCCGGCGCACGAGCAGGTCCCCGTACCGGCGCCACGCGCTCCGGAGTCCGAGCCGCAGGTCCCGGTGCCGACCGGTGCAGGTGGCACGCGTCCGCTCGGCAAGGGCACCCCCGAGGCGGACCCGCAGACTGCCCAGGCACCGGCCGCGGCCCCGACCGACGAGGACCTGTACCAGGTGTTCCGGCACTCGATAGAGGGCGAAGGCATGCCGACACCGGGCGCGTTCGCGGCGAATTTGCAAGCGCAGTACGGGATGCGCCTCCAGGCACGGGACCTGAACCGCTACATGGACCAGTTCAGCGACCGCCTCAACGCGGAGCTGATGGACGAACACATCGCGTAA